A single window of Helicobacter macacae MIT 99-5501 DNA harbors:
- the rpsG gene encoding 30S ribosomal protein S7 → MRRRKAPSREILGDPIYDNKVVTKFVNKMMYDGKKSVAEKIIYAAFAKIEEKSGEKGIEIFEKALERVKPLVEVRSRRVGGATYQVPVEVRPVRQQSLCIRWILEATRKRNERTMVDRLANELMDAASDKGAAFKKKEDVHKMAEANKAFAHYRW, encoded by the coding sequence ATGAGACGAAGAAAAGCACCTAGTAGAGAGATTCTAGGCGACCCAATTTATGACAACAAAGTCGTTACTAAGTTTGTCAATAAAATGATGTATGATGGCAAAAAAAGTGTAGCAGAGAAAATCATCTACGCCGCGTTTGCAAAGATAGAGGAAAAAAGTGGCGAAAAAGGTATCGAAATCTTTGAAAAAGCCCTAGAAAGGGTAAAACCACTTGTAGAGGTGCGCTCTAGACGCGTAGGTGGCGCGACTTATCAAGTCCCCGTAGAAGTGCGACCTGTGCGACAGCAGTCGCTTTGCATTCGTTGGATTTTGGAAGCCACTCGCAAAAGAAACGAACGCACAATGGTAGATAGGCTAGCAAATGAGCTAATGGACGCAGCAAGCGATAAAGGCGCAGCATTTAAGAAAAAAGAAGATGTGCATAAAATGGCGGAAGCAAACAAAGCATTTGCCCACTATCGCTGGTAG
- the fusA gene encoding elongation factor G codes for MARKTPLNKIRNIGIAAHIDAGKTTTSERILFYTGVSHKIGEVHDGAATMDWMEQEKERGITITSAATTCFWKDYQVNLIDTPGHVDFTIEVERSMRVLDGAVAVFCSVGGVQPQSETVWRQANKYGVPRLVFVNKMDRIGANFYSVESQIKERLKANPVPINIPIGAEENFRGVVDLIAMKAIVWNDETMGAKYDIEEIPADLQEKANSYREKLIEAAAEQDEALMEKYLGGEELSIDEIKLGIKLGCHSMSLIPMLCGSSFKNKGVQTLLDAVVDFLPAPTEVTNIKGIDPQNDDAEIFVESSDDGEFAGLAFKIMTDPFVGQLTFVRVYRGKLESGSYVLNSTKGKKERVGRLLKMHSNKREDIKEVYAGEICAFVGLKDTLTGDTLCDEKRPVILERMEFPEPVIHIAVEPKTKADQEKMAVALGKLAEEDPSFRVSTQEETGQTLIGGMGELHLEIIVDRLKREFRVEAEVGQPQVAYRETIRTEVTQECKYAKQSGGRGQYGHVHIKLEPKEAGTGYEFVNEISGGVIPKEYIPAVDKGIQEAMQSGVLAGYPVVDCKVTLYDGSYHEVDSSEMAFKIAGSMAFKDACRKANAVLLEPLMKVEVEVPEEYMGDVIGDLNRRRGQINSMDDRMGLKIVNAFVPLAEMFGYSTDLRSATQGRGTYSMEFDHYGEVPNNTAKEIIEKRKG; via the coding sequence ATGGCGAGAAAAACCCCACTAAACAAAATCCGCAATATCGGTATTGCAGCCCACATTGATGCAGGGAAAACAACTACAAGCGAGAGAATTTTATTTTATACAGGTGTTAGCCATAAAATCGGCGAAGTCCACGACGGTGCCGCTACAATGGACTGGATGGAGCAAGAAAAAGAGCGAGGGATTACTATCACTTCTGCGGCGACTACTTGCTTTTGGAAAGACTACCAAGTAAATCTTATCGACACTCCCGGACACGTAGATTTCACTATCGAAGTTGAACGTTCTATGCGCGTGCTTGATGGGGCAGTGGCTGTGTTTTGCTCGGTGGGTGGCGTGCAGCCACAAAGTGAAACCGTGTGGCGACAGGCAAATAAATACGGCGTCCCGCGACTTGTATTTGTAAACAAAATGGATAGAATCGGCGCGAATTTTTATAGCGTAGAATCCCAAATCAAAGAGCGTCTAAAGGCAAATCCTGTGCCTATCAATATTCCAATCGGTGCGGAGGAAAACTTTAGGGGCGTAGTAGATTTAATCGCTATGAAAGCAATCGTGTGGAATGATGAAACAATGGGGGCAAAATACGACATTGAGGAGATTCCAGCCGATTTACAAGAAAAAGCAAACTCCTATCGAGAAAAACTCATCGAAGCTGCTGCCGAGCAAGATGAAGCACTTATGGAAAAATATCTAGGTGGCGAGGAGCTAAGCATAGATGAGATAAAGCTAGGAATCAAGCTAGGTTGCCACTCTATGAGCCTTATACCTATGCTTTGTGGCTCTAGTTTCAAAAACAAAGGTGTGCAGACTTTGCTTGATGCGGTAGTGGATTTTCTCCCCGCACCCACAGAGGTAACCAATATAAAAGGCATAGACCCACAAAACGATGATGCTGAGATTTTTGTAGAATCTAGCGATGATGGCGAGTTTGCAGGACTTGCTTTTAAGATTATGACTGACCCGTTTGTAGGGCAGCTCACTTTTGTGCGCGTATATCGAGGCAAACTAGAATCAGGTAGCTATGTGCTAAATTCTACTAAGGGTAAAAAAGAGCGCGTGGGGCGATTGCTAAAAATGCACTCCAACAAGCGTGAAGACATAAAAGAAGTCTATGCAGGTGAAATCTGTGCTTTTGTCGGGCTAAAAGACACGCTTACAGGCGATACACTATGCGATGAGAAGCGACCTGTGATTTTGGAGCGAATGGAATTCCCAGAGCCTGTGATTCATATCGCCGTAGAGCCAAAAACAAAGGCCGACCAAGAAAAAATGGCAGTCGCACTAGGCAAGCTAGCTGAAGAAGACCCAAGCTTCCGTGTCAGTACACAAGAAGAAACAGGGCAAACCCTCATCGGTGGTATGGGCGAGTTACACCTAGAAATCATCGTAGATAGACTAAAGCGAGAATTTAGAGTAGAAGCTGAAGTGGGGCAACCACAAGTGGCGTATAGAGAGACGATTCGCACGGAAGTTACCCAAGAGTGCAAATACGCCAAGCAATCGGGCGGGCGCGGACAATATGGACATGTCCATATCAAGCTAGAGCCAAAAGAGGCAGGCACAGGATATGAGTTTGTCAATGAAATCAGTGGTGGCGTAATCCCCAAAGAATATATCCCAGCTGTGGATAAAGGCATACAAGAAGCAATGCAAAGCGGCGTGTTAGCGGGCTATCCTGTGGTGGATTGCAAAGTAACGCTTTATGACGGAAGCTATCACGAAGTGGATTCTAGTGAAATGGCGTTTAAAATCGCAGGTTCTATGGCGTTTAAAGACGCTTGTCGCAAGGCAAACGCAGTCTTGCTAGAGCCACTGATGAAAGTCGAAGTGGAAGTCCCAGAGGAATATATGGGCGATGTCATAGGCGACCTAAACCGCAGAAGAGGGCAAATCAACTCAATGGACGACAGAATGGGCTTAAAAATCGTAAATGCTTTTGTGCCATTAGCTGAAATGTTTGGCTACTCCACAGATTTACGCTCGGCTACACAGGGACGCGGGACTTATAGTATGGAGTTTGACCACTATGGTGAAGTGCCAAACAACACCGCAAAAGAAATCATCGAAAAACGCAAAGGCTAG
- a CDS encoding cell envelope integrity protein TolA: MLCRYLSQNLNCAGGGGSNRHLKKCKIYFLSIFLFSVSFGIADSYLDERLQKLEKQRQSLEAKIQREAQNKEIKAQKQAKAKEEKERKERQAQENRQAKQAQKRELREAKRQQREFYKYESTALSGATNTPQESRRLRHTQYAQPSIYTNPNDRNGWFIALVPTVDVMFLYSNARSNATSYLFRFGAEYGATLEAGYLFGSGANAWRTYFSLGYGYGRSSDIGYIAYRYDYYGYYYGGYDTEVIVDIHNIAHNVGIDWIPRLGSSSARGVLGFYNSFSYMAISERYEKYSLSRQCVPNSALWGSDCMIGGVQGGWQTTPIPAGEAQDFIHIFFIGIGTRLGVIFDIKEHFSIEIGSKISLHFSILGANGNGGGLQFIQSVMPNFQQYLSLVYRF; this comes from the coding sequence ATGCTTTGCAGATACTTATCACAAAATCTAAATTGTGCGGGGGGGGGGGGGAGTAATAGACACTTAAAAAAGTGCAAAATCTATTTTTTAAGCATATTTTTATTTAGTGTATCTTTTGGCATAGCTGATAGCTATTTGGACGAGAGATTGCAAAAGCTAGAAAAACAGCGACAAAGTCTAGAAGCCAAAATCCAAAGAGAAGCACAAAACAAAGAGATAAAAGCACAAAAGCAAGCCAAAGCCAAAGAGGAAAAAGAAAGAAAAGAGAGGCAAGCCCAAGAGAATCGCCAAGCAAAACAAGCACAAAAAAGAGAGCTAAGAGAAGCAAAAAGACAGCAAAGAGAATTCTACAAATACGAATCCACAGCACTATCAGGTGCTACAAACACTCCACAAGAATCAAGACGACTAAGACACACTCAATACGCACAACCCTCAATCTACACAAATCCAAATGACAGAAACGGCTGGTTTATCGCGCTTGTGCCAACCGTTGATGTAATGTTTCTTTATAGCAATGCACGCTCAAATGCGACAAGTTATTTATTTCGTTTTGGTGCAGAATACGGAGCGACACTTGAAGCAGGCTATCTTTTTGGTAGTGGAGCAAATGCTTGGAGGACATATTTTTCACTAGGCTATGGGTATGGACGCAGTAGCGATATTGGCTATATAGCATATAGATATGACTACTATGGCTACTACTATGGTGGATATGATACAGAAGTAATAGTAGACATACACAATATTGCTCATAATGTAGGGATTGATTGGATACCTAGACTTGGCAGTTCATCTGCTAGAGGAGTGCTAGGATTTTATAATAGCTTTTCTTATATGGCAATAAGTGAAAGATATGAGAAATATAGTTTAAGCCGACAATGTGTGCCTAACAGTGCTTTATGGGGTAGTGATTGTATGATTGGAGGTGTTCAAGGAGGTTGGCAAACTACCCCCATTCCTGCTGGAGAAGCGCAAGATTTCATTCATATATTTTTTATAGGGATTGGCACAAGGCTTGGAGTGATTTTTGACATAAAGGAGCATTTCTCCATAGAAATCGGCTCTAAAATTAGCTTGCATTTTTCTATCTTAGGTGCGAATGGTAATGGTGGAGGCTTGCAGTTTATACAAAGTGTGATGCCAAATTTTCAGCAATATCTAAGCCTTGTGTATAGATTTTAG
- a CDS encoding alpha/beta hydrolase, protein MKYLFLVLCFGFSSHLLAKPSDKITALTPKAKRVFDTSQIGQIYANGAIYTIRLSKIKAQKTVPKSYKIFYILDGNGHLPIALNALSKAGFLYEGLESVLIVSIGYGGKYESVAFPALRKRDYTPKYKLDCDDSGDFGGSSFVGTDFSDDDSLGGGAEQFLQTLQNDIIPFTRSFVQERLGVEIEHKSGIFGHSFGGLFVLYALSNSSGNFSHFYAVSPSLWWGGGEFIGKAIDFANIKGNCATLWIMQDKISQVSEASKESEAKIRTAKINSKELVRLIESQSNITTIYKAFYGHTHGSVVVPAFLHAISDFAKSGF, encoded by the coding sequence GTGAAATATCTTTTTTTGGTGCTGTGTTTTGGCTTTAGCTCGCACCTGCTTGCAAAGCCAAGTGATAAAATCACAGCACTTACCCCAAAGGCAAAGCGTGTTTTTGACACTTCACAAATCGGGCAAATCTATGCAAATGGTGCTATTTATACTATACGGTTAAGCAAAATCAAAGCGCAAAAGACAGTCCCAAAAAGCTATAAGATTTTTTATATATTAGATGGTAATGGACATCTACCAATCGCGCTTAACGCACTCTCTAAAGCAGGATTTTTGTATGAGGGGTTGGAATCTGTGCTGATTGTCAGCATAGGCTATGGAGGCAAGTATGAGAGCGTGGCTTTTCCTGCTTTGAGGAAGCGCGACTACACACCAAAATATAAATTGGATTGTGATGATAGTGGTGATTTTGGGGGTAGTAGTTTTGTAGGCACTGATTTTAGCGATGATGATTCTTTGGGTGGTGGAGCGGAGCAATTTTTGCAAACTTTGCAAAATGATATTATCCCCTTTACGCGCTCATTTGTGCAAGAGAGATTGGGAGTGGAGATTGAGCACAAATCTGGCATTTTTGGGCATAGTTTTGGTGGGCTTTTTGTGCTGTATGCGCTTAGCAACTCTAGTGGAAACTTTAGTCATTTCTATGCAGTATCGCCTTCACTTTGGTGGGGAGGTGGCGAATTTATCGGCAAAGCCATTGATTTTGCCAATATTAAGGGTAATTGTGCTACTTTGTGGATTATGCAAGATAAAATAAGTCAAGTAAGTGAGGCAAGTAAAGAAAGTGAGGCAAAAATCCGCACAGCAAAAATAAACTCCAAAGAATTAGTTCGCCTCATAGAATCACAAAGCAATATAACGACCATATATAAAGCGTTTTATGGACATACACACGGCTCTGTGGTTGTCCCAGCATTTTTGCACGCCATAAGTGATTTTGCAAAAAGTGGATTTTAG
- a CDS encoding CTP synthase, which translates to MKKTKYIFVTGGVLSSLGKGISSSSIATLLKQSGYQVEVLKIDPYINIDPGTMSPLEHGEVFVTADGGETDLDIGHYERFLNTSLKKQNNFTTGQVYLSVIENERQGKYLGKTIQIVPHIVDEIKARIKAVGEGNDFLVVELGGTVGDMEGMPFLEAIRQIRHELESNQVLNIHVTLIPLLRAAGELKTKPSQHSVQELRRIGISPQIIIARTEKPLSRELKRKLALSCDVANDSVIEALDSASIYQCPLNYLKEGILVPIARAFGLKQIKPDMFEWDSLVKKILSPKDEVKIAFVGKYLDLKESYKSLTEALIHAGANIDVRVNIKWIDSQNLDSSNVLEDVDGVLIPGGFGSRGIEGKIRAITYARTQKVPFLGICLGMQLAIIEFARNVLGIKEADSSEFDSRCKEPFIYLIEDFIDQQGVSQIRTHTSPMGGTMRLGEYECNLAQGSTIAKAYNGAKSIKERHRHRYEANPKYKKMLESSGLLISGESSSGLIEVVELQEHPFFVGVQFHPEFTSHLQAPNPIILEFVKKAMESKR; encoded by the coding sequence ATGAAAAAAACAAAATATATCTTTGTAACAGGTGGTGTGCTTAGCTCTCTTGGCAAGGGGATTTCCTCCTCCTCCATTGCGACACTGCTAAAGCAGAGTGGCTATCAAGTCGAAGTGCTAAAAATCGACCCTTATATCAATATCGACCCAGGGACTATGAGCCCACTAGAGCACGGAGAAGTGTTTGTAACCGCAGATGGTGGCGAGACGGATTTAGACATTGGGCATTATGAGCGGTTTTTGAATACAAGCCTAAAAAAACAAAACAACTTCACCACAGGGCAAGTTTATCTATCTGTCATAGAAAACGAGCGACAAGGTAAATATCTTGGCAAAACAATCCAAATCGTCCCCCACATAGTCGATGAAATCAAAGCTAGAATCAAAGCCGTAGGGGAAGGAAATGATTTTCTCGTAGTAGAGCTAGGAGGCACGGTAGGCGATATGGAGGGAATGCCATTTTTGGAAGCGATACGACAAATACGACACGAGCTAGAATCAAACCAAGTGCTAAATATCCACGTAACGCTTATCCCGCTACTTCGCGCTGCAGGCGAGCTAAAAACAAAGCCTAGTCAGCACTCTGTCCAAGAACTCCGCAGAATCGGCATATCTCCACAAATCATCATAGCTCGCACCGAAAAACCACTTAGCAGAGAGCTAAAACGCAAACTTGCTTTGAGCTGTGATGTGGCAAATGATAGCGTCATAGAAGCACTTGATTCTGCAAGTATCTATCAATGCCCGCTGAACTACTTAAAAGAGGGGATTTTAGTGCCGATTGCACGAGCATTTGGGCTAAAGCAAATCAAGCCAGATATGTTTGAGTGGGATAGCCTAGTCAAAAAAATCCTATCCCCAAAAGATGAAGTCAAAATCGCTTTTGTCGGCAAATATTTGGATTTGAAAGAATCCTATAAATCACTCACAGAAGCCCTCATACACGCGGGGGCAAATATCGATGTGCGAGTAAATATCAAGTGGATAGATAGCCAAAATCTAGATTCTAGCAATGTGCTTGAAGATGTCGATGGAGTGCTTATCCCGGGTGGGTTTGGCTCGCGTGGGATAGAGGGCAAAATCCGTGCGATAACTTATGCGCGAACGCAAAAAGTGCCTTTTCTTGGAATCTGTCTAGGAATGCAGCTTGCCATTATTGAGTTTGCTCGCAATGTGCTAGGGATAAAAGAAGCAGATTCTAGCGAGTTTGATTCACGATGCAAAGAGCCTTTTATTTACTTGATAGAGGACTTTATCGACCAGCAAGGAGTAAGCCAAATCCGCACACACACTTCACCTATGGGCGGAACGATGAGACTTGGCGAGTATGAATGCAATCTCGCACAAGGAAGCACGATAGCCAAAGCCTACAATGGTGCAAAATCCATAAAAGAGCGACATCGCCACCGCTATGAAGCAAACCCCAAATACAAAAAAATGCTAGAATCTAGCGGGCTACTAATCAGTGGCGAGTCCTCAAGCGGACTTATCGAAGTGGTAGAATTGCAAGAGCATCCCTTTTTTGTGGGCGTGCAATTCCACCCAGAATTTACTTCTCATCTCCAAGCACCAAATCCTATTATTTTGGAATTTGTCAAAAAAGCAATGGAATCCAAAAGATAG
- a CDS encoding M48 family metallopeptidase, producing the protein MLLFCLAYIVLLTLPSMIIDIAQIRHIKAHAKSPAVILPPKDYAISAKYAIDNLKLSIFNTLYDTIVFALWVCVGLKLWQEILIEESGLGFIVFVLGFLLISWVLNLPFKAYKELILDKKYGFSNANKAIFSTDVIKTFALIVVFGFLVLWILLWVMEYEYWWLAGFGIIFCLVVLVNMLYPTLIAPMFNTFTPLNDEHLQGKIEQLMQKAGFKANGIFVMDASRRDDRLNAYFGGLGTSKRVVLFDTLLDKVSSDGLLAILGHELGHFKHKDIIFNLFISGGILFGLFFIAGHLPACLFESLNVLNNSATTIVMLLLIAPVIAFWVMPVSAYFSRKAEYKSDFYGASLTSPHCLKEALIRLVNENKSFPYSHPLYTFFHYTHPPLLERLCALDKLISSSLQDDEAKS; encoded by the coding sequence ATGCTTTTGTTTTGCCTTGCATATATCGTGCTTTTGACACTGCCAAGTATGATAATCGACATAGCACAGATACGACACATAAAAGCACACGCAAAATCTCCTGCTGTGATTCTACCTCCAAAAGATTATGCTATCTCTGCAAAATACGCCATAGACAATCTCAAACTATCTATTTTCAACACTCTTTATGATACGATTGTTTTTGCTCTGTGGGTATGCGTGGGACTAAAGCTATGGCAAGAAATATTGATAGAAGAATCAGGACTTGGATTCATCGTTTTTGTGCTTGGATTTTTGCTGATTTCTTGGGTGCTAAACCTGCCTTTCAAAGCTTACAAAGAACTTATACTAGATAAAAAATACGGCTTTTCAAACGCCAATAAAGCGATTTTTAGCACCGATGTTATCAAAACTTTTGCACTTATTGTTGTGTTTGGTTTTTTGGTGCTGTGGATTTTGCTATGGGTTATGGAGTATGAGTATTGGTGGCTTGCTGGATTTGGGATTATATTTTGCCTAGTGGTGCTTGTAAATATGCTCTATCCCACACTTATCGCACCAATGTTTAATACTTTTACTCCCCTAAATGATGAGCATTTGCAAGGCAAAATAGAGCAGCTTATGCAAAAAGCTGGTTTTAAGGCAAATGGAATATTTGTTATGGATGCTAGCAGGCGAGATGATAGGCTAAATGCTTACTTTGGTGGGCTTGGGACTTCTAAGCGCGTGGTGCTGTTTGACACGCTTTTGGACAAAGTAAGCTCTGATGGACTTCTAGCCATACTTGGGCACGAGCTAGGACATTTCAAGCACAAAGATATTATTTTTAATCTTTTCATATCTGGTGGGATACTTTTTGGGCTATTTTTTATCGCTGGGCATTTGCCCGCTTGTCTGTTTGAATCGCTAAATGTGCTAAATAATAGTGCCACTACGATAGTTATGCTCCTGCTTATAGCACCTGTGATTGCATTTTGGGTTATGCCTGTGAGTGCGTATTTTAGCCGAAAAGCAGAGTATAAATCCGACTTTTATGGCGCGTCCCTTACAAGTCCGCATTGCCTAAAAGAAGCCTTGATACGACTTGTCAATGAAAACAAATCATTTCCATACTCTCACCCGCTTTACACATTTTTTCACTACACACACCCGCCACTTTTGGAGCGACTTTGCGCACTTGATAAGCTGATTAGCTCATCATTGCAAGATGATGAAGCAAAATCTTAA
- a CDS encoding N5-glutamine methyltransferase family protein, which yields MNIQDALKIATQQLLANPHITRARLEAEILLMFVLRKKREFLHGHSECELDTQEKEAFFSLLHRRVQNEPIQYLTQRVSFFSDEFYVDERVLIPRPESEILIQKVCEIISSENLKNIAEIGIGSGALSVSVAKMCKKVLITATDISQKALQVAQKNITHFGLNSRIKLVQTSLLDEVAPSDFGSDFVLESSTMISLKPSKKRLDSSLKSSVKNTLDSSLDFDLVFSNPPYIADDYTLPPNVAYEPKCALFGGKKGSEVLESIITLCAKREIKFLACEMGYDQREILAPLLASSGYNAEFYKDLSGLYRGFVARFCKAQL from the coding sequence ATGAATATACAAGACGCGCTTAAGATTGCTACGCAGCAGCTTTTGGCAAATCCTCACATAACTAGAGCGCGACTTGAAGCGGAGATTTTGCTTATGTTTGTGTTGCGAAAGAAGCGTGAGTTTTTGCACGGTCATAGCGAGTGTGAGCTAGACACACAAGAAAAAGAAGCGTTTTTTAGCTTGCTTCATCGGCGAGTGCAAAATGAACCGATACAATATTTGACACAAAGAGTTAGCTTTTTTAGTGATGAATTTTATGTCGATGAGCGTGTGCTTATTCCGCGTCCAGAGAGTGAAATCCTTATCCAAAAAGTGTGTGAAATCATTAGTAGCGAAAATCTAAAAAATATCGCAGAAATCGGCATAGGAAGTGGTGCGCTAAGCGTGAGTGTGGCAAAAATGTGCAAAAAAGTGCTTATCACTGCCACAGATATAAGCCAAAAAGCCCTGCAAGTAGCGCAAAAAAACATAACACATTTTGGGCTAAACTCTCGCATAAAGCTAGTGCAAACCTCGCTTTTAGATGAGGTAGCACCTAGCGATTTTGGCAGTGATTTTGTGCTAGAATCTAGCACAATGATTAGCCTAAAGCCAAGCAAAAAAAGATTAGATTCTAGTCTAAAATCTAGCGTAAAAAATACTTTGGATTCTAGTTTGGATTTTGATTTAGTGTTTTCAAATCCACCTTATATCGCAGATGATTATACATTGCCTCCAAATGTAGCTTATGAGCCTAAATGCGCTCTATTTGGTGGCAAAAAAGGAAGCGAAGTGCTAGAATCCATAATCACACTGTGTGCAAAGCGAGAGATAAAATTTTTAGCCTGCGAGATGGGATATGACCAGCGTGAGATTTTAGCCCCACTACTTGCAAGCAGTGGTTATAACGCAGAATTTTACAAAGATTTAAGCGGGCTATATCGTGGCTTTGTCGCAAGATTTTGTAAAGCGCAATTATGA
- a CDS encoding exo-alpha-sialidase: protein MKHTIKNHKKKNHKKHLVFFTLWGVFGVVLFCDFLQYFASKKQNPSNFVLDREAQLHIDKPLKELIFFDVPNSAKSAHASAIVNIESLQLADKDNATLTNMLLYFAGSREGASDVCIYQSFFSPPKPYAKSSDKSHTKHLSENSQKNPQKDLAKNKGWSEPRAILCPQDLSKMAGKFIKKLGNPVSFIDSKGWVHLFVVGVSMGGWATSKIYWAVFDKELYSLNFVRELHLSPILNLSHLARNPAMILDNGGFVLPIYNEFAQKYPLLLEINSDYEVLSTQKPFYKDLPRNQLQPSFVPLDFDKSFGVSRRYGADNSMKASLCEREKAGKNSCNTLSTNLQNFDSSSVLFRLGNFVFLLHNRAKNTESKNANNREELWLYKLQDFDIVQSSLEKHLGGGGSKF, encoded by the coding sequence TTGAAGCACACAATCAAAAATCACAAGAAGAAAAATCATAAGAAGCATTTGGTATTTTTTACGCTTTGGGGGGTGTTTGGAGTTGTTCTTTTTTGTGATTTTTTGCAATATTTTGCTAGCAAAAAGCAAAATCCCTCAAACTTCGTGCTTGATAGAGAAGCACAGCTTCACATAGACAAGCCACTAAAAGAGCTTATATTTTTTGATGTCCCAAACAGCGCAAAATCCGCTCACGCAAGCGCGATAGTAAATATTGAGAGTTTGCAGCTAGCCGACAAAGATAATGCTACGCTAACAAATATGCTACTTTATTTTGCAGGAAGCAGGGAGGGGGCTAGCGATGTTTGTATTTATCAGAGTTTTTTTTCGCCACCAAAGCCTTATGCAAAATCTAGCGATAAATCCCACACAAAGCATTTGAGCGAAAATTCACAAAAAAATCCACAAAAAGATTTGGCAAAAAATAAAGGCTGGAGCGAGCCTAGAGCGATTTTGTGTCCGCAGGATTTATCCAAAATGGCGGGCAAATTTATCAAAAAACTTGGCAATCCTGTGAGTTTCATTGATAGTAAGGGTTGGGTGCATTTGTTTGTAGTGGGTGTGAGTATGGGTGGCTGGGCTACTTCCAAAATCTATTGGGCTGTGTTTGATAAGGAACTTTATTCGTTAAATTTCGTGCGAGAGCTGCATTTATCCCCGATTCTAAATCTCTCTCATCTCGCGCGAAATCCCGCTATGATTTTGGATAATGGTGGCTTTGTGCTACCTATTTATAATGAGTTTGCCCAAAAATATCCGCTTTTATTAGAGATAAATAGTGATTATGAAGTGCTTTCCACGCAAAAGCCTTTTTATAAAGATTTGCCTAGAAATCAGCTTCAGCCAAGTTTTGTCCCGCTTGATTTTGACAAATCTTTTGGGGTGTCTCGCAGGTATGGAGCAGATAATTCTATGAAAGCATCGCTTTGTGAGCGTGAAAAAGCTGGTAAAAATAGTTGCAATACATTATCTACAAACTTGCAAAATTTTGACTCATCTTCTGTGCTCTTTAGGCTAGGGAATTTTGTATTTTTGCTACACAATCGCGCGAAAAATACAGAATCAAAAAACGCAAACAATAGAGAGGAGCTGTGGCTATATAAGTTGCAAGATTTTGACATAGTTCAATCTAGTTTAGAAAAGCATTTAGGGGGGGGGGGAAGTAAATTTTAA